From a region of the Gossypium raimondii isolate GPD5lz chromosome 10, ASM2569854v1, whole genome shotgun sequence genome:
- the LOC128033887 gene encoding uncharacterized protein LOC128033887 encodes MRKPPIDKIQIYEAEEFRVAVDDDPKRAEFWLENAIRVFDELSCTPSECVKCAVSLLKDVAYQKKYISQRFLDQKRKEFLELKQGHMTISEYEREFVRLNKYARECIRIEVVMCKRFEDRLNEDIKLLVEILKLKEFVVLVGRAHKAEELRKEKRKGDSEAKDSRKRSTGKSYHSSSKKSMDFHNCSIASVGYFHQRSC; translated from the exons ATGAGAAAACCACctattgataaaattcaaatatatgagGCCGAAGAGTTTAGGGTTGCAGTTGATGATGACCCTAAGAGAGCCGAGTTCTGGCTTGAGAATGCGATCCGAGTTTTCGATGAGTTATCGTGTACACCATCAGAATGTGTTAAATGTGCTGTGTCTCTTCTGAAAGATGTCGCATATCA GAAAAAGTACATAAGTCAACGATTTCTAGATCAAAAGCGTAAAGAATTTCTAGAGTTGAAACagggtcatatgaccatatctgaatatgaaagagaatttgtgAGACTCAATAAGTATGCCCGTGAGTGCATTCGAATCGAAGTggttatgtgtaaaagatttgaagataggttgaatgaagatattaagcTTTTAGTCGAGATACTTAAactgaaagaatttgtggttTTGGTTGGTAGAGCTCACAAAGCTGAGGAgcttagaaaagaaaagagaaaaggcgATTCTGAGGCTAAAGACTCGAGAAAAAGGTCAACGGGAAAATCTTATCACTCGTCATCAAAGAAGTCAATGGATTTTCATAACTGTTCGATTGCCTCAGTGGGATATTTCCATCAGAGATCGTGTTAA